A region of Channa argus isolate prfri chromosome 8, Channa argus male v1.0, whole genome shotgun sequence DNA encodes the following proteins:
- the s1pr3a gene encoding sphingosine 1-phosphate receptor 3a, whose translation MGNVVEEGMNKVIVDHYNHSGKWDRPRSSGACKMAVLLFICVLIVLENIMVLLALWKNKRFHSRMYFLIGNLALSDLLAGVAYVVNIFTSGRNTFFLTPAQWLAREGSMFVALSASTFSLLAIGIERHMTMVRLRPCETAGRGRLLGLLAACWLVSVLLSALPSLGWNCRNNLPSCSTVLPLYAKSYVAFCISVFSALLVAIIILYIRIYRLVTSSGRRVSSRPSECSLALLRTVVIVLGVFVVCWAPLFLLLLLDVGCSPDKCPVLYQVDWFIALAVLNSALNPLIYTLSSREMRTAFFRLLCCCQTSMEPTGIPVAGNPHLGTAIPTVENSKTSLGGGGGSGVGKSTLSRGKVPTPVTSDIKHGDPPATAVPHPSGPADLLSAVLVKAGALPPLSKF comes from the coding sequence ATGGGGAATGTAGTGGAGGAAGGGATGAATAAGGTCATCGTGGACCACTACAATCACTCAGGAAAATGGGACCGGCCTCGCAGCAGTGGGGCCTGTAAAATGGCTGTGCTGCTCTTCATCTGTGTGCTGATTGTCCTGGAGAACATTATGGTTCTGCTCGCTCTCTGGAAAAACAAGCGCTTCCACAGCCGCATGTATTTCCTTATTGGAAACCTGGCACTGTCAGACCTGCTGGCTGGTGTGGCCTATGTAGTTAACATTTTTACCTCAGGGCGTAACACCTTCTTCCTGACACCAGCCCAGTGGTTAGCCAGAGAAGGGAGCATGTTTGTTGCCCTCAGTGCCTCCACGTTCAGCCTTCTGGCCATTGGGATTGAGAGGCACATGACTATGGTGCGTCTGCGTCCCTGTGAGACTGCAGGTCGAGGGAGACTTCTAGGACTACTGGCAGCCTGTTGGCTTGTGTCAGTGCTGCTCAGTGCTCTGCCCAGCCTGGGTTGGAACTGCCGGAACAATCTGCCCTCCTGCTCTACAGTGCTACCACTATATGCTAAGAGTTATGTGGCCTTCTGCATTAGTGTCTTTAGCGCTCTGTTGGTGGCCATCATCATCCTTTACATCAGGATTTACCGCCTGGTGACCTCAAGTGGCCGCAGGGTGAGCAGCCGGCCCTCAGAGTGCTCGTTGGCTTTGCTGCGGACAGTGGTCATTGTTCTTGGAGTTTTTGTTGTGTGCTGGGCCCCCCTCTTTCTCCTGTTGCTGCTGGATGTGGGTTGTAGCCCAGATAAGTGCCCTGTGCTCTACCAGGTGGACTGGTTCATCGCCCTGGCTGTGCTCAACTCTGCCCTGAACCCTCTGATATACACTCTGTCCAGCAGGGAGATGAGAACAGCTTTCTTCCGGCTGCTGTGTTGCTGTCAAACCAGCATGGAGCCGACTGGGATTCCTGTGGCGGGCAACCCCCACCTGGGCACTGCCATCCCCACAGTGGAGAACAGCAAGACTAGTTTAGGTGGAGGAGGGGGCAGTGGGGTGGGTAAGTCCACCCTGAGTAGAGGGAAAGTTCCTACACCTGTGACTTCTGACATTAAGCATGGAGACCCCCCTGCCACTGCTGTGCCACACCCCTCTGGGCCTGCAGACCTGCTCTCAGCTGTGCTTGTGAAAGCCGGGGCGCTGCCGCCCCTCAGTAAGTTCTGA